A part of Chloroflexota bacterium genomic DNA contains:
- a CDS encoding ABC transporter permease subunit: MITVFLHTLARSRGAILGWGISLALLGMYLMTFYDTLAEQQETIMQLISSYPPELMAFFGDMSALTMFTPEGYLGFEFFSFMPLVLGVFAVLAGSSLLVADEENGTLDLVLAYPISRTALFMGRLLGLVAALAAILALTWSGLMIGRNWSSIELSGTELARPFLSLAAVLLFFGALALLLSMLLPSRNLAAMATGLILVASYFVTSLARIDDSLEKIARFSPLNYYQGGNAVVDLNGQWLLGLLGVAALFALLAAWRFQRRDIRVAGEGSWQWPLLWGKPAARPLR, translated from the coding sequence GCGGCGCAATTCTCGGCTGGGGCATCTCCCTGGCCCTGCTCGGCATGTATCTCATGACGTTCTACGACACGCTGGCCGAACAGCAGGAAACGATTATGCAACTGATCTCCAGCTATCCGCCTGAACTCATGGCCTTCTTCGGCGACATGTCGGCCTTAACGATGTTCACGCCGGAGGGGTATCTGGGCTTCGAGTTCTTTTCTTTCATGCCGCTCGTCCTCGGCGTCTTCGCCGTGCTGGCGGGCAGCAGCCTGTTAGTTGCGGATGAGGAGAATGGCACGCTCGATCTGGTGCTGGCCTACCCAATCAGCCGCACGGCTTTGTTCATGGGGCGGTTGCTGGGGTTGGTCGCGGCCCTCGCCGCCATTCTCGCCCTGACGTGGTCCGGTCTGATGATTGGAAGGAATTGGTCCTCTATTGAGCTTAGCGGCACGGAACTGGCGCGGCCTTTCCTCTCGCTGGCGGCGGTGCTCCTGTTCTTTGGCGCGTTGGCTCTGCTCTTGAGCATGTTGCTCCCCTCGCGCAACCTGGCGGCAATGGCAACGGGTCTTATCCTGGTGGCAAGCTATTTCGTCACCTCGCTGGCTCGCATTGACGACAGCCTGGAGAAGATTGCCCGGTTCTCCCCACTCAACTATTACCAGGGCGGCAATGCAGTTGTGGACCTGAACGGCCAATGGCTTCTCGGCTTGCTAGGCGTGGCCGCCCTTTTTGCCCTTCTCGCCGCCTGGCGTTTCCAGCGGCGCGACATTCGCGTAGCGGGTGAAGGCAGTTGGCAGTGGCCCCTTTTGTGGGGCAAACCTGCCGCGCGCCCGCTGAGGTAA